Proteins co-encoded in one Candidatus Stoquefichus sp. SB1 genomic window:
- a CDS encoding MerR family transcriptional regulator encodes MSQYYQTYYTTGEFAKLCHTTKETLFHYDSIGLLKPKIVKENGYRYYLSSQYFEFDLIKVLQEVKMSLKEIKAFMIQRNSENFVNTLNEKYLQLEEEKKRIEEMQYRIQQAISMTKYGVETKHMVPFLQECLEEHLLTITLPDHYMSDREMMGYMSQQLEYCAQHRLTEELPLGTIIYHDQFLKRDYHENMYFLKLRQPFDDIHYVMKPKGLYATILHAGFYDTIDESFEKLFEFVEQEGYQMIGNAYEYEIHNYFTVQDTDEYLISLSIQVEKA; translated from the coding sequence ATGTCACAATATTATCAAACTTATTACACTACAGGAGAATTTGCTAAACTTTGTCATACAACTAAAGAAACATTATTTCATTATGATTCAATTGGTTTATTAAAACCTAAAATTGTTAAGGAAAATGGTTATCGATATTATCTTTCATCACAATATTTTGAATTTGATCTGATTAAAGTTTTGCAGGAAGTTAAAATGTCTTTAAAAGAAATTAAGGCATTTATGATTCAAAGAAATAGTGAAAATTTTGTGAATACATTAAATGAGAAATATTTACAATTAGAAGAAGAGAAAAAAAGAATTGAAGAGATGCAGTATCGTATTCAACAGGCTATTTCTATGACAAAATATGGAGTAGAGACTAAACATATGGTGCCTTTTTTACAAGAATGTTTGGAAGAGCATCTTTTAACGATCACATTACCTGATCACTATATGAGTGATCGGGAGATGATGGGATATATGAGTCAGCAGTTGGAGTACTGTGCACAACATCGTTTAACGGAAGAATTACCACTAGGAACAATTATTTATCATGATCAATTTTTAAAAAGGGACTATCATGAGAATATGTATTTTTTAAAATTAAGACAACCATTTGATGACATTCATTATGTTATGAAACCAAAAGGATTGTATGCTACTATTTTACATGCTGGTTTCTATGATACGATAGATGAATCTTTTGAAAAACTGTTTGAATTTGTGGAACAAGAAGGGTATCAAATGATAGGAAATGCTTATGAATATGAAATTCATAATTATTTTACAGTTCAAGATACAGATGAATATCTGATTTCATTGTCTATTCAGGTTGAGAAAGCGTAG
- a CDS encoding Cof-type HAD-IIB family hydrolase yields MKYKLVALDLDGTLKNANNEITEKTKKALIEIQKQGVKIVLASGRPTPGLRHEAEELELKKYGGYILSFNGARVVDVKTGETVYEQTLTIDEAKKAYDRSKEFHLACMTYKDDVILTEDIDDEYVCVEAKINDIQKEKVNDFKKCLNDPIHKVLLTGQPDYVGSIENEFKQPFGDSLSIYRSAPFFIEIMAKGIDKAASLDRLAQLLGIKQEEVMAFGDGYNDLSMIEYAGLGVAMENAVDGVKERANCITKSNNDDGIAYILSQEYEGVDF; encoded by the coding sequence ATGAAATATAAATTAGTTGCATTGGATTTAGATGGAACATTAAAAAATGCTAACAATGAGATTACTGAAAAGACAAAGAAAGCATTAATTGAAATTCAAAAACAAGGTGTGAAAATTGTTTTGGCTTCAGGACGTCCAACTCCTGGTTTGCGTCATGAAGCAGAAGAGTTAGAATTAAAAAAATATGGTGGATATATTTTATCATTTAATGGAGCAAGAGTCGTTGATGTGAAAACAGGAGAGACAGTCTATGAACAAACATTAACAATTGATGAAGCAAAAAAAGCTTATGATCGTTCAAAAGAGTTTCATCTTGCTTGTATGACATATAAGGATGATGTGATTTTAACTGAAGATATTGATGATGAATATGTTTGTGTTGAAGCGAAAATTAATGATATTCAAAAGGAAAAAGTCAATGATTTTAAGAAATGTTTAAATGATCCTATTCATAAGGTTTTATTAACTGGACAACCAGATTATGTAGGAAGTATTGAAAATGAATTTAAACAACCATTCGGAGATTCTTTAAGTATTTATCGAAGTGCACCTTTCTTTATTGAAATTATGGCTAAAGGCATTGACAAGGCAGCTTCGCTTGATAGACTTGCTCAATTGTTAGGGATTAAGCAAGAAGAGGTAATGGCATTTGGTGATGGGTATAATGACTTAAGTATGATTGAATATGCAGGTTTAGGTGTAGCAATGGAGAATGCTGTTGATGGTGTTAAAGAACGTGCTAATTGTATTACAAAATCTAATAATGATGATGGAATAGCCTATATTTTATCTCAAGAATATGAAGGAGTGGATTTTTAG
- a CDS encoding DUF4250 domain-containing protein, which translates to MLPNDPAMLLSYVNMKLRDQYQSLEDMCDDLDVSMSEIVEKLKSIDYIYDNEKNQFK; encoded by the coding sequence GTGTTGCCAAATGATCCAGCTATGTTATTGAGTTATGTGAATATGAAATTAAGAGATCAGTATCAATCACTTGAAGATATGTGTGATGATTTAGATGTTTCTATGTCTGAAATTGTGGAAAAACTAAAAAGCATAGACTATATTTACGATAATGAAAAAAATCAATTCAAATAA